The Desulfovibrio psychrotolerans nucleotide sequence AGACCATCGTGCGCTGGCTGGAGTCGCAATCATGAAAGCTGCTGCCCGCAAAAAGGGACCGGGTGTCTTCGCCCGTCTGGCCGACCTGTACGAACGCATGTCCGCCGCTTACGCGCACACCGCTGCGCAGGCAGGACTCAGCTGTCAGGACTGCGACAGAAACTGCTGCGTCAGCTATTTCCAGCACCATACCTATGTGGAATGGAGCTACCTGTGGCGTGGCATGAACGAACTCTCCGCCGCACAACGCGACGAGTATCTGAACCGTGCCCGCAACGTGGTGCAGCAATACCGCTTTGCGCTGAACGCAGGGGTCCAGCCCACCGTCATGTGTCCGCTGAATGATGACGGCCTGTGCGGCCTCTACCGCCACCGCCTTATGATCTGCCGCCTGCACGGCACCCGCAACACCATGATGCTGCCCAACGGCGAGCGCAGGGTATTTACGGGTTGCTTCCGCTTTGCCGACAATGTTAAGGAATTACCAGAGGCGCAGATTCCCGCGCTGGACAGGACGGAACTGTACAGGGAACTCGTGCAGCTGGAGATGGAATTTGCCGGGCCCAGACTGCGCGTTCTTCCCAGAGTAAACATGACCCTTGCAGAAATGCTCGTGCAGGGTCCGCCTTCCATGCGCTAACCTGAACAGGGTACTCTTCCATGAAACGAGCCGGGCTTCTCATCCTCCTTCTCATAACGTTTGTCCTTCAGGGCTGCGCGCAGCTTTCCGTCAGCCATCTGGACAAACGCCCGTGGATAGCGGAGGCCCCGCAGACCATACATATGCGCTTCTGGCGGTTCGAATTCATGAATATGCCCCTTAAGGAAGGCGTGGGGCTGCAGGGCATGGCCTACCCCAATACCGAGCTTTTCCCGGACTGGGCGCGCTGGTATGACCAACTGGCCTTCACGGTCTACCTCAGCGAAAGCTCAGGCACCGTGGTATCCAGTGCCCAGCTGGACGTGCTGCCGCGCGAGCTGGGCAAGGAACCGGCCATCCCCTTCGAATTCCGCCTCCCTTCCGGCGGCGCGGATACGCCCCTGTACGTCTCCTTCGGCTACCGCATGGTGCTCGCCGAAACACCGTGGAAACCCGGAGCCAGACAGGAAGGACGCATCTATTTTGCCCACGAGGGCGCGCTCTCCCGCTAGCCGCCTGCTCCTCCGCAGCTTTTTTTGCGTTTCTTCCATTCCAAAGAGTGCTATACTCCTCCCAACTGCAGAACCACATGTTCCGCACGCGTGTGTTCGCTATCGTCAGCCGGATGCAGGGGAGCAGGGAACACAGGGGGAGGAAGCCATGACATCGTACGTCGCCAGAACATTCCTCAAATATTCCGTCATCTTTGCAGAAAACAGCAAGGGAGATTCAGCCTACCTGCTTCAGGAAGGCCGGGTGGAGCTGTCCAAAGAGGTGAACGGCAGAAAAAAAGTGCTGGCCATTCTCTCTCCCATCAACATGTTCGGCGAAATGTCGCTGGTGCTGGACGATAAAAGGCGCACGGCCACCGCCATCGCCCTGGACGATGTTCGGGCCGTGGAAGTGAAGCAGGAGCATTTTGACGGGTTTATCCGCGAATCACCGCAGATCATGCAAACCCTTATAGATGTGCTGGTCCACAGACTCCGCAGCAGCACACGCAAGTCCATGCAGGTTCCCAGCCTGTTTCAGGGCACATGCAGAACCATTGAAATGCTCGCCCGCAACGGCGTCCGGCAATTCGATTACATGCACGCGCTCATGTCGCTCAAGGATGCCTTTGTCAGTTCCGAGGACCGGGTTCTGGACATCCTGAGCAAACTGGAACACCTCAAGCTCATAAAGATAACCTCCACGCCCGAGGGCGTGAAGGTCGTGGATATTCTCGTTCCGGAACACTTTACCATGGAAGCGGCACAACGCCTGCAAGCATGGGGACGGGGAGAAGGACCGTAAAAAAGGACATACTCAGGCGGCAGGTTCCTGCTTACGCCTTTTTTCCCACAGCTCCATAGACTTCATTTTCTTACGCCGTTCGCGCTGCAATGCCTTGCACACCAGCGGCGTATTCTTTTTCATGCCCCATTTTTCGCGATACTCCGGTGTATCCAACCCATGCACGGCAAGATGCTTTCTGGTGATTATCTTGAAAGCCTTACCGCATTCCAGGCAGGTAATGGACTTTTCGCGTATGGACTTCTTGGGATCAATCTCCCCTTCCACCCGCACGCTTTCAGCGGCCTCGCCTTCACTCATCCCCCGGATGCTGTCCGCAAGGGTACGCACCATGGACAGAATCTCTTCCTCGTTCATAGTACGCACACTTGCCTGTGCTTTGACAATTTCCAATGCCCCTTTCAAACAATCATCCACGATGCACCCCGAAATACAGGAAAATTCAATGTTGATGAAAATGAAATACAGTAATTATGTATTACAGTAAGTAGCATATACATGGGGGCAACGCATCCGTCAACAGAGAGACAAGGCCCTCCTCATGCACAACCGCACTATTTCCGGCATGAATCCACGCTCGCACTGCGCTCAAATCAGAGACGAGAAGCAATGCATTCATCGATATCCGCAGAACGAAAGACCGCAGCAGCGACAAGAGTGCCCACCCTATTTCAGCATGGCACCTTACAAAAGCTGCCTGTCAGCAACGTCATCCTGCAGGCAAAAAAGGCGGCCCCGCATGCGGGGCCGCCTGTAACAAACACAAAACACCGGCGCGCTACAGCTTCTTCGCCAGCAACTCGTTTACCAGAGCAGGATTTGCCTTGCCCCGGGTCTTGCGCATGACCTGTCCCACGAAAAAGCTCACCAGCTTTGTCTTGCCGCCGCGATACGCCTCCGCCTCGGCGGGGTTTTCCGCAATCACCTCATCCACGGCACGCTCCAGTTCAGAAGAGTCGGAAATCTGCGCCAGCCCCTTCTCTTTCACATACGCTTCCGGCCCGGCATTGCTGACAAACAGGTCGCTGAAAATGTCGCTGCCTATCTTGGCGGAAATAAGCCCTTCTTCGATAAGACGCACCAGCTCCGCCAGCGTTTCCGGGCGCATGGGAGCATCCTTGGCAGCCATACCGCGCTCATTCAGCTCCCGCTGGAAGGGGCCCATCATCATGTTGCTTATCTTTTTCGGACTGTTGTACACGGCTGCGGCAGCTTCAAAAAAGTCTGCCATATCCCTGTCCTGCGTCAGCACTTCCGCATCATATTCCGGCAGGGCGTAGTGCGTGACAAACCGCGTCCGCCGCTGCACCGGCAGTTCCGGCAGTTCCGCGCGCCATGCCTCTATCTGCTCTGCGGAAAGCATAATGGGAATAAGGTCCGGGTCCGGGAAATAGCGGTAATCGTGGGCCTCTTCCTTGCCGCGCATGGCGGCGGTGCTGTTCTTTTCCGCGTTATACAGGCGTGTCTGCTGCACCACGGCTTCGCCGTCTTCCAGCAGGTCCTGCTGCCGCGCAATTTCGTATTCTATGCCCTTCTGCACATGCCGGAAGGAGTTCATGTTCTTCAGTTCCACGCGGGTTCCGAACTCTTCCTGCCCCGCAGGGCGCAGCGATACGTTGGCGTCACAGCGGAAGCTCCCTTCCTCCATGTTCCCGTCGCATATCCCCAGATAGAGCAATATGGCGTGAAGCGATTTCAGATACGCCACAGCCTCTTCCGCGCTGCGCATGTCCGGATCGGAAACGATCTCGATAAGCGGCACGCCCGTGCGGTTCAGGTCAACGTACGAAACGTTCTCGGTGGAAGAGTGGATGGATTTGCCCGCATCGTTTTCCAGCTGAATGCGGGTTATCCCCACCCGGCGGGTGTAGTCCCCCATGTTCAGGTCCAGATGCCCGCCGTGGCAGATGGCGTCTCCCAACTGGGAAATCTGGTACCCGTTGGGCGAATCCGGATAAAAATAGTTCTTGCGCTCAAACACCGAATGCCGGCGCACCTTGCAGTTCATGGCCAGCCCCATCTTGGCGGCATATTCCACGGCGCGCCTGTTCAGCACCGGCAGCACGCCCGGCATGCCGGAGCACACCTCGCACACGTTCTCGTTGGGGTCGTTGCCAAAGCGGGTGGAGCAGGAGCAGAACAGCTTGGATTCCGTCTTCAACTGCGCGTGCACTTCCAGCCCGATGACAACCTCATACTTCGCCATGACTCTACACTCCTTCACTGACAACCCTGCCGGGATTCACCCCGCGCACGGCCTCTTTCTGCCTGTCTGCGCCCAGCTTGCGCCCAGCTTGCACCCTGTTTGCGCCCAGCTTGCACCCTGTTTGCGCCCAGCTTGCACCCTGTTTGCGCCCTGCCCCGGCCCATATGCCTCCGTGGCCATACGGGCCGCTGCCCTGCCTGTCACGGCAAACCCGCAACATCCGGGCTCTCCCGGAATTCCGCCCTAGCCCTTCGCCTTTTCCGCGCCGTACAACTGCGGATTGAGCGAAGGGTCGTTGTACATCTTGCACTGGTAATACACCTTGGGCTGCTTATGCCCGCTCCGGTAGTCTTCCAGCAGTTCCAGCACCGCGCGCGCAAGGTCTCGCCGCTGCTCCGTAAGCACGGCCAGCTTTTCCGCACAGCGGGCCACATGGGCTGCGTCCGCGTCCTGCCGTTCCGTCTGCTCCCGCATGTGATACATCTTCAGGCTCAGAATGGACAGCCTGTCCACAGCCATGCCTGCCGATTCAGAGTTGTAGCGCACAGGGCCCTGCGCCTGCACAAGATGCGGCGTCACGGCATTCACCAGCCACGCGTCCACCTTTTCCATGTAGTCGTTGCGCCGCTGGTTGTATCCGTCTATGCGCCGCTTGCAGTCGGCAATAACCTCCGGCCCCACATCGGTACGCCGGGCCACGTCTTCCACATGCCAGAGCTTGAAGTTCATCAGGTGCTGCGCAAGCACCAGCGGCAGCAGCCCCGCCGCGTCATCCCCGTCTGCGGCACAGTCTGCGGCACAGCATGCCGCCACCGCCTCCACAGATTCCGGCTCGCTTTCATGCCACTGTTCCGTTGCGCTGTGCTGCGCCGCAAAACACCGTTCCATCCCGGCGATAATATCCTCAAATCGTGTCATGCCTGTCCTTATCTGTTCCTCCGCAACGGAGGCATTGCATCGTGCGTATTCCTGCACCCGGCTAGGGGGTCTTTATCCCCGCGTCATAATACTTGCCCACGCCGTATTCCGCCCGGCGGAAAAACTTGTCGGAGCTGGGGCCGATAATCTGGAGTTCCGGGTGCGCCTTCTGCAAATCCAGCGCAATCCGCATCTCCTTGGTGCAGCCCGTGGAAAAGGTGGAATCCTTGCCCGACCACACAGAG carries:
- the gatB gene encoding Asp-tRNA(Asn)/Glu-tRNA(Gln) amidotransferase subunit GatB is translated as MAKYEVVIGLEVHAQLKTESKLFCSCSTRFGNDPNENVCEVCSGMPGVLPVLNRRAVEYAAKMGLAMNCKVRRHSVFERKNYFYPDSPNGYQISQLGDAICHGGHLDLNMGDYTRRVGITRIQLENDAGKSIHSSTENVSYVDLNRTGVPLIEIVSDPDMRSAEEAVAYLKSLHAILLYLGICDGNMEEGSFRCDANVSLRPAGQEEFGTRVELKNMNSFRHVQKGIEYEIARQQDLLEDGEAVVQQTRLYNAEKNSTAAMRGKEEAHDYRYFPDPDLIPIMLSAEQIEAWRAELPELPVQRRTRFVTHYALPEYDAEVLTQDRDMADFFEAAAAVYNSPKKISNMMMGPFQRELNERGMAAKDAPMRPETLAELVRLIEEGLISAKIGSDIFSDLFVSNAGPEAYVKEKGLAQISDSSELERAVDEVIAENPAEAEAYRGGKTKLVSFFVGQVMRKTRGKANPALVNELLAKKL
- a CDS encoding Crp/Fnr family transcriptional regulator → MTSYVARTFLKYSVIFAENSKGDSAYLLQEGRVELSKEVNGRKKVLAILSPINMFGEMSLVLDDKRRTATAIALDDVRAVEVKQEHFDGFIRESPQIMQTLIDVLVHRLRSSTRKSMQVPSLFQGTCRTIEMLARNGVRQFDYMHALMSLKDAFVSSEDRVLDILSKLEHLKLIKITSTPEGVKVVDILVPEHFTMEAAQRLQAWGRGEGP
- a CDS encoding MucR family transcriptional regulator is translated as MDDCLKGALEIVKAQASVRTMNEEEILSMVRTLADSIRGMSEGEAAESVRVEGEIDPKKSIREKSITCLECGKAFKIITRKHLAVHGLDTPEYREKWGMKKNTPLVCKALQRERRKKMKSMELWEKRRKQEPAA
- a CDS encoding DUF4254 domain-containing protein, coding for MTRFEDIIAGMERCFAAQHSATEQWHESEPESVEAVAACCAADCAADGDDAAGLLPLVLAQHLMNFKLWHVEDVARRTDVGPEVIADCKRRIDGYNQRRNDYMEKVDAWLVNAVTPHLVQAQGPVRYNSESAGMAVDRLSILSLKMYHMREQTERQDADAAHVARCAEKLAVLTEQRRDLARAVLELLEDYRSGHKQPKVYYQCKMYNDPSLNPQLYGAEKAKG